GCAGCTCATCCTCCACTGCGCCTTCACCGACTTCGGCCAGCTCCAGCACGCAATTGAAGCCAAGGGCCTGTCGCCCATCTCCGCCGAGTCCGAGTACGTGCCCCAGAACCTCATCGAGCTGCCCGAGGACAAGGCCACCGAGGTGCTCGAGCTGGTGGACTCGCTGGAGCAGGACGAAGACGTGCAGCGCGTCTTCCACAACCTGGGCTGAGCTTACGAAGGAGGGCGGCCGCCCGGACAGCACGGCCGCCCTGGTTCCTGGAAGGGCTACTTCGTGAAGGTGATGGGGCCGTTGGAGAGGGTGCTGTTGCCCGCTCCGTCGACCGCGCGCACGCGCCAGGTGTGGCTGCCGGCGTTCAGCCCCGTGATGGAGAGCTGCTCCGTGCCCACGCCGTACACCTCGAACTCCCACAGCGAGTAGCCGTAGGCCGTCGCGCGCTGCACGCCACGCATCCGCACGTAGCGCCCGACGCCGCTCAGGCCCGTGAGGTTGTCCTCACCGCCGTCGCCGTTGGTCTGGTTGGACAGCGTCTGCCAGCCCGTGGCGCCGTCGAGCGACGTCTCCACGACGTACTGGCGGCCGAACGCGGCCTCCCAGGTCAGCCTCACGCGCTTGATGGAGTAGACGGCGCCGAGGTCCACGGTGATGGACTCGGTGTCCGGGTTGGCCACGTCGATGCGGCTGGACCAGCGCGTGGTGGCAAGGCCGTCCACCGCGTCGTTGGGGCTGCCGAACTCGTTGGAGGTGGCCGCCACGTTCTTCCCGAGCGCGAGGTTGACGGTGGTGCCCACGTACGCACGCGGCGTGGCCGTGGGCGTGCGGTCCGTGCCATCCACGTTGAGCACGTATTGCGAGACGCCCGCGCCCACGTCGGTGGTCTGCTCCCAGATGAAGGTGGTGATGGTGCCCGGCACCGACTGGTTCGCCGCTGGCACCAGCGCCGCGAAGGCCGCGGGCGGCGCGGTGTCGTTCATGGTGAAGGTGGCCGTGGCCGAGGTGGTGACGCCCCCCGCCCAGTTGTAGGCCCTCACGAACCACGTGTGCGCCCCGTTGCCGATGGGCGTGCTGGTGAGCACGGCGGACGGCGTCTTCGTCGTCGCCACGGGGAAGGGGCTGCCGTCGAGGAAGACCTCGTAGCGGTGGATGCCCGTCTGCGGGTCGCTGCTCGCCGTCCAGGTGAAGGTCGGCTTGGTGGTGATGGTGGAGCCCGGCGTCGGCGTCTGCAGGGTGAAGGCCGTGGGCGGCGTGCTGTCGCTGAGCCCGAAGCCCTGGATGCCCGCGCCGTACTGGAACAGCGGGTTGCCGTAGACAGGGAGAATCGGCTGGCCCGCGGCAATCTTCTGCCGGATCTCCGTGCGCTGGGCGGCGGTGGCGCCCAGGTCGAACGGCAGGTCCCACTGCTCCAATTGGTTGTTCTCCACGTCGGTGCCAATCTGGTCCAGCGAGCGCGGGAGCTGCCAGGGCAGCATGCCGCGCGGGAGGACGTCGCCGAAGAGGATGTCCGCCACGGCCGGGCCACCGGAGTCGCCTGGGCGGTAGGCCGCGAGCAGCGCGTTCGTCTGGGGGACGACGTTGGTGAGGATGTACGGGCGGGGGAGGATGAGCACCGTCGTCGTCGGGATGTTCCGCGACTTGAAGCTCGTGATGACGCCGTACTGGTTGCCCCACTTCGCGTCATGCGCCGGGCCGATGGGGTCGCCCGGGAGGTAGGGCTTCTCCTTGTCCCACTCGGTGCCGTGGGTGAAGTAGCTCTCGCCCACCACGACGATGGCCGCGTTGGGCGTGACGCCCGCGGGCGCGTTGTCCTTGTAGACGGTGATGCCCGCGGCCTCCGCGCGCTGTTTGATTGCCTGGTAGATGGTCAGGTCGCCGAACTCCGTGCCGTGGAAGTCCGAGCGCCAGGTCACCATGCAAGACGGGTCATCCGCGCGGGGGCCAGCGACGACAATCGACGCGCCGGCATTCAGGCGCAGCGGCAGGGCGCCGTCGTTCTTGAGCAGCGTCATCGCGTTGGCCGCCGCGCGGCGCACGAGCGCCTTGTGGTCCGCCGTGTGCCACTCGGAGGTGCCGGCGGGACCGCGACGGTACGGGTCCTCGAAGATGCCCAGGCGGAACTTCAAGTCGAGGATGCGGCGGACGGAGTCGTTGATGCGGGTCAGCGACACCTCGCTCTCGAAGGCGCCCATCTGCGTCGGGGTGGCGCCGCCCATGACGTCCGAGCCCGCATTGGCCGAGCGGGACCACGCGCCCGACGGCAGCCAGTCCGAGCAGATGACGCCCTGGTAGCCCATCTGCTGGCGCAGGTAGTTGAGGATGCCCGGGTTGTCACCGGCGCCGTAGCCCTCCGGCCCCAGCAGCCAGCTTCCGGCGTAGCCCGGCATGATGCCGCTGGTGCCCGCCTCCAGCGCCGCGTGCCACGGACGCATGTGGTAGTGGATGGTGGTGCCGTCGTAGGTGATGCCGGCCTCACCGCCCGCGCCCTGGCCCGGCCAGTGCTTCGTCGTCACCCAGATGGAGTGGGGATTCACCTCCGGGCCGCCCTGCAGGCCCGCGATGAGCGCGCGGGTGATGCCGGCGGCCAGGTCCGCGTCCTCGCCGCTGCCCTCCTGGATGCGCGGGTAGAGCACCTTGGTGCCCACCTCGGCCAGCGGGGACAGCGTGCCGCGGCTGCCCACCGCGACCTGCTCGCGGCGCTGCATGTCGCCCAGCTCGTAGATGGTGTCGAGGTCTCTCGTCGCGGCCAGCGCGGGCTGCGTGGGCCAGCTCGTCTTGAAGCCGTGGATGCTGTCGCCCGCGTCGACGTGGGGGATGCCCAGCCGCGTGGCGGCGGAGGCGCGCTGAAAGTCGACGATGTCCTGAGGGCTCAGCGGGCCCATCATGAAGCCGGCCTCCGGCGTCGTCTTCGCGTCGAAGAACATCTGCAGCGCCTTCTCGTGCAGCGTCATGCGCGACAGCAAGTCATTGACGCGCGTGGTGACGGGGTTGTGCCAGTCCTCGTACGGCTCAATCGTGCCGTTCTTGTTCAGGTCGCGCATGCCGTTGATGAGCGGCACGGCGTCCGCTTGCGTCTCCACCGTGGGGAGGTACACGGAGAAGGTGCGCAGGTCCGAGCGGCTGGTGTTGCCGCTGGGGAAGGTGGCCACGACGTACCACTTGTACGTCCAGCGGTCCGGCAGGTCCTGGGTCAGCGTCCACGAGGTGCCCGTGGTGGTGGCCATCAGCGTGTAGCGGTCCAGCAGGCTGCCGCGCGCCATCCAGTCGTAGTCGTCACGGCTGATGTTCACGTAGACCTGATAGTTCGTCGCGCCGGTGGCGGCCGCCCACTGCAGCGTGGGGCGGCGGGTGTTGGTCACCATGGCGTTGTTGGCCGGGGCGACGACGGCGAAGGCGCCCGTCACCGCGGGCGGAGGGACCTTCACGTACGGGTCCGGGATGATGGTGCGGTCTCTCCCGTCCGGGTTGGTGCCGGTGGAGAAGATCTCCACCTTCCACTCGGCTCCCTGCACCGCGAGCGCGGAGACCGACTGCGCTCGGAGCACCGTGCCGGTGGACGTCGTCACCACCATGCGGATGTCCGTGTTCGGCGCCGTGGGCGAGAACTGGTTCTTGGACATCGTGACGGTGGTGTTGGGCGGGAAGGTCAGCTCGTAGATGAAGGGCCCGGGCGGGTTGCGCACCGACGGCGTGGTGGGGCCTTCCTCGGGCGTCGGGGTGATGCTGATGGGCGCGGGCGAGACATTGATTTTCGCGTACGCCAGCTCGGGGAACATGAGCTTCACCGTCTGGTTCGTGGTCTGCGGGGGCGGGTCGGTAGGACCTCCGCCGGGCCCGTACACCTCGAAGGACCAGAGCGACAGGCCGTAGCCGGTGCCTCGGGTGATGCCGCGCATGCGCACGTAGCGGGCGCTGCCCGACACGGTGACGTCGCGGCGGCCCGCCGTGCCGTTGGTGACGTTGGGGGCGAGCGCCGTCCAGTTGGCGTCGTCGTTGGAGCCTTCAAGCACGTACACGCTGGCGTACGCGCCCTCCCAGTCCAGCGACACCTTGCCCAGCGTCTGCACCGAGCCGAGGTCCACGCGAACCCACTGGTTCTCCAGCACGGCCGAGGACCAGCGCGTGCCGACATCCCCGTCGAACGCGTACTGCGCCGCGAGGTGGGCGGCGTTGGCCTCCACGCTGGACGCGGTGGCGGGCCGGCCCCTGGCGAGGTCGCCCGAGGCGGCGCCGACGCCGTAGATGGCGAGCTCCCAGAGCGAGTAGCCGTAGTCGATGGCCCCGCGCACCTGCCCGAGGATGCGCACGTAGCGGCCGGTGCCCGTCACCGCCAGGTCATCCGTCCCGCCGTCGCCATCCGTGATGACGCGCGCGTTCGTCCAGTTCGTCCCGTCCGCGGACACCTGGACCGAGTAGCCCTTGCCGTAGGCCGTCTCCCAGGTGAGCACCACGCGGGCGATGGTCGTGCTCGCCCCGAGGTCGACTTGAATCCACTCGTTGGTGGTGAAGCCGCTGCCCCACCGCGTCCCGGCGTCTCCGTCCACCGCGAAGTTGCCGGTGAGCCCCGGCTCCGCGGAGGACGTCGTCACCGGCCGGTTGAGGGCGAGATTCACCGTCCCGGCCTGCGCCTGCGCGACGGGCGCGAAGATGACTGCTCCCACTGCCGCGAGTACCACGCACACCCTGGCCAGCCACGGGCCGGGGCGTTGCGCGCCCTGCACACGCTGCGTCAGCACATTCATAGGGAAAAGCGGACCGTTGGAGAAAGTGGGGGAGGGGTACATTCGGCGCGTATCGAGGAGAGCCTGCGTCCGAGCGGTCCTTTCCTTTCTGGTTGGGATTTTAATTGTTCGGACTGTGAAGAAAGTCAAACCAAGTCAGGATAACGTGGCAAGCCGAGACATCCACGCGAGCCATGACGCGAGACGCCAACGGCCTCCGGTTGGACTTCTACCGGGTTGCTGTTGCCGCCAGATTGCGTTGCGGAGACGCGGGCTCGGGAGGGACTTCCGGAGGCGGGGCACGGCCGGGGCAGGCGCTGTCGCGTCGCTGCCCCGGCGGCCTCACGGCTTCCAGTCCTGTGCGCGGGACGTGCGTCCCGCGCGCCACTTCAGGCGCTGACGCCCACACCAATCGGGCAGCTCACGCCGGTGCCGCCCAGGCCGCAGTAGCCGCCCGGGTTCTTCTCCAGGTACTGCTGGTGGTAGTCCTCGGCGTAATAGAAGGCCGGCGCAGGGAGGATTTCCGTGGTCACCGCGTCGAAGCCCTTCGCCTGCAGCGCCTTCGCATACGCGTCGCGGCTGGCCTCGGCGGCGCGCTTCTGGGCCTCGCTCGTGTAGTAGATGCCGGAGCGGTACTGCGTACCCACGTCGTTGCCCTGGCGCATGCCCTGCGTCGGGTCATGGCTCTCCCAGAACACGCGCAGCAGTTGCTCGAAGGAGAGCTTCTTCGGGTCGAAGACGACGCGCACCACCTCGTTGTGGCCCGTCTGCCCGCTGCACACCTCGCGGTAGGTGGGGTTGGGCGTCAGGCCGGCCGCGTAACCCACCGCGGTGCTGTACACGCCGGGCGTCTGGTAGAACTTGCGCTCCGCGCCCCAGAAACAGCCCAGGCCGAGCACCACCTCCTCGTGGCCCTCCGGCACCGGGCCCTTGAGCGGGGTGCCGAGCACCTCGTGCTTCGCGGGAACGGGCATCTCTTCCGACCGACCCGGCAGTGCCTCCTCCGGGCCCGGCAGCTTCAGCTTCTTCGTGGGGTTGAAGAACATGCCCCAGGAATAGCGGTCTCCCCGTCCGGTTTCACCCCCAGACGGAGCAGGCGGCCGGGCGAAGGGTGGAAGGCCCGTTCCGCTGGTGGGCCGCCCTGTGTCCCTGGACTACGGTTCCCCCACATGCGCCCAAGACTCACCGCTGTACTCCTATGTGTCCTGCCCTCCCTGTCCTTCGCCGCGAAGGACGCCCGCTGCCAGGGGACGCCGAAGGCCCGCGCCGCCCGCTTCTCCGAGCAGGCCATGAAGGGCGCCCCCGCCGCCGAGCGCTACGCGGCCTATGTCCAGGCCTGCGCGCTGGACGAGGTGGTGGAGCTGACGAAGCAGTTGGTCCGCTTCCAGACGGTGAGCAGCGAGGTCCCCGCGGCGAAGAGCCCGGGTATCGCCGCCATGGGCCGCTTCCTCCAGAAGTGGGCGAAGGCGCATGGCCTGGCGTACCGCACCGTGGGCAACAACGACGTCTTCGAGCTGGCGTGGGGCGAGGGCGCGCCGCACCTGGGCCTCGTCTTCCATGGCGACGTGGTGCCCGCTCCCGCGCACGAGTGGAAGAAGCCGCCCTTCGAGCCGTACGTCGAGGGCGGCCGCCTCTACGGCCGTGGCGTGGAGGACGACAAGGGGCCCCTGGCCCAGGCGCTCGTCGCGCTCGACTTCGCGCGGCAGCTCGGCCTGAAGCCCCAGGGCCGGGTGCTCGTCATCGTCGGCAACGGCGAGGAGAGCGACTGGACGGGGATGACGAAGTACGCCGCGTCCGAGCCGAAGGCCACGCACGTCATCTCCGTGGACTCCAGCTACCCGGTGGTGGCCGCGC
The sequence above is drawn from the Pyxidicoccus trucidator genome and encodes:
- a CDS encoding discoidin domain-containing protein; protein product: MNVLTQRVQGAQRPGPWLARVCVVLAAVGAVIFAPVAQAQAGTVNLALNRPVTTSSAEPGLTGNFAVDGDAGTRWGSGFTTNEWIQVDLGASTTIARVVLTWETAYGKGYSVQVSADGTNWTNARVITDGDGGTDDLAVTGTGRYVRILGQVRGAIDYGYSLWELAIYGVGAASGDLARGRPATASSVEANAAHLAAQYAFDGDVGTRWSSAVLENQWVRVDLGSVQTLGKVSLDWEGAYASVYVLEGSNDDANWTALAPNVTNGTAGRRDVTVSGSARYVRMRGITRGTGYGLSLWSFEVYGPGGGPTDPPPQTTNQTVKLMFPELAYAKINVSPAPISITPTPEEGPTTPSVRNPPGPFIYELTFPPNTTVTMSKNQFSPTAPNTDIRMVVTTSTGTVLRAQSVSALAVQGAEWKVEIFSTGTNPDGRDRTIIPDPYVKVPPPAVTGAFAVVAPANNAMVTNTRRPTLQWAAATGATNYQVYVNISRDDYDWMARGSLLDRYTLMATTTGTSWTLTQDLPDRWTYKWYVVATFPSGNTSRSDLRTFSVYLPTVETQADAVPLINGMRDLNKNGTIEPYEDWHNPVTTRVNDLLSRMTLHEKALQMFFDAKTTPEAGFMMGPLSPQDIVDFQRASAATRLGIPHVDAGDSIHGFKTSWPTQPALAATRDLDTIYELGDMQRREQVAVGSRGTLSPLAEVGTKVLYPRIQEGSGEDADLAAGITRALIAGLQGGPEVNPHSIWVTTKHWPGQGAGGEAGITYDGTTIHYHMRPWHAALEAGTSGIMPGYAGSWLLGPEGYGAGDNPGILNYLRQQMGYQGVICSDWLPSGAWSRSANAGSDVMGGATPTQMGAFESEVSLTRINDSVRRILDLKFRLGIFEDPYRRGPAGTSEWHTADHKALVRRAAANAMTLLKNDGALPLRLNAGASIVVAGPRADDPSCMVTWRSDFHGTEFGDLTIYQAIKQRAEAAGITVYKDNAPAGVTPNAAIVVVGESYFTHGTEWDKEKPYLPGDPIGPAHDAKWGNQYGVITSFKSRNIPTTTVLILPRPYILTNVVPQTNALLAAYRPGDSGGPAVADILFGDVLPRGMLPWQLPRSLDQIGTDVENNQLEQWDLPFDLGATAAQRTEIRQKIAAGQPILPVYGNPLFQYGAGIQGFGLSDSTPPTAFTLQTPTPGSTITTKPTFTWTASSDPQTGIHRYEVFLDGSPFPVATTKTPSAVLTSTPIGNGAHTWFVRAYNWAGGVTTSATATFTMNDTAPPAAFAALVPAANQSVPGTITTFIWEQTTDVGAGVSQYVLNVDGTDRTPTATPRAYVGTTVNLALGKNVAATSNEFGSPNDAVDGLATTRWSSRIDVANPDTESITVDLGAVYSIKRVRLTWEAAFGRQYVVETSLDGATGWQTLSNQTNGDGGEDNLTGLSGVGRYVRMRGVQRATAYGYSLWEFEVYGVGTEQLSITGLNAGSHTWRVRAVDGAGNSTLSNGPITFTK
- the msrA gene encoding peptide-methionine (S)-S-oxide reductase MsrA, with amino-acid sequence MFFNPTKKLKLPGPEEALPGRSEEMPVPAKHEVLGTPLKGPVPEGHEEVVLGLGCFWGAERKFYQTPGVYSTAVGYAAGLTPNPTYREVCSGQTGHNEVVRVVFDPKKLSFEQLLRVFWESHDPTQGMRQGNDVGTQYRSGIYYTSEAQKRAAEASRDAYAKALQAKGFDAVTTEILPAPAFYYAEDYHQQYLEKNPGGYCGLGGTGVSCPIGVGVSA